A section of the Alkalihalobacillus sp. LMS39 genome encodes:
- a CDS encoding carbohydrate ABC transporter permease yields MHKVKRFFIYLILSIISIVSIFPFFWMIISATNKSVDVTRGRLLPGSHLWENFQNLLETVNLVPALMNSAKISIATTVLSLLIASLAGYGFEIYRSKAKDVVFNILLLSMMIPFAALMVPLFRMFGSMSQYLPFIGVDTIPAVILPTITTAFLIFFFRQSTKMFPKELLEAGRIDGLTELGVFIRIYIPTMKTTYAAAAIITFMASWNNYLWPLVILQSPENQTIPLLISNLGSSYTPDYGMIMLAIVIATLPTALVFFLMQKHFVAGMMGSVKG; encoded by the coding sequence ATGCATAAAGTAAAGCGGTTTTTTATCTATTTAATTTTATCTATCATCTCGATTGTTTCGATTTTTCCGTTCTTTTGGATGATTATTAGTGCAACGAATAAATCAGTTGATGTCACACGGGGACGTTTACTACCTGGATCGCATTTATGGGAAAACTTTCAAAATTTATTAGAAACCGTGAATCTTGTTCCGGCATTAATGAATTCAGCAAAAATATCGATTGCTACGACGGTTCTGTCGTTGCTTATCGCGTCACTTGCTGGTTATGGCTTTGAAATTTATCGCAGTAAAGCAAAGGATGTTGTGTTTAACATTTTGCTTTTATCAATGATGATTCCTTTTGCCGCCTTAATGGTTCCGTTATTTAGAATGTTTGGTTCAATGTCACAATACCTTCCGTTTATCGGAGTTGATACGATTCCAGCGGTGATTTTACCAACGATTACGACCGCCTTTCTCATCTTTTTCTTCCGGCAATCTACAAAAATGTTTCCAAAGGAATTGCTTGAAGCAGGTCGAATTGATGGGTTAACAGAACTTGGTGTGTTCATTCGAATTTATATCCCAACAATGAAAACAACGTATGCAGCAGCAGCTATTATTACGTTTATGGCGAGCTGGAACAACTACTTGTGGCCACTCGTTATCCTTCAATCGCCAGAAAATCAAACGATTCCGTTATTAATTTCGAACTTAGGCTCTAGTTATACGCCAGATTACGGGATGATTATGCTTGCCATTGTTATCGCAACATTACCAACAGCCCTAGTATTCTTCTTAATGCAAAAGCATTTTGTTGCAGGAATGATGGGTTCAGTTAAAGGATAA
- a CDS encoding extracellular solute-binding protein, translated as MKKVLVTLFLLSIMLLAACSGGESSNSSEQAEGGNESTSAEAITVWAWDPNFNIKAMELAKETYASINPDLEINVIEYAQDDIIQKLNTSLSSGSTSGLPNIVLIEDYRAQSFLQAYPGSFHPITGEYNTDDFAPYKIAPTSLDGENYGLPFDTGVAGLYVRTDYLDEAGYAIEDLQDIDWNEFIAIAKDVKEATGKHMLTLDPNDLGLVRMMIQTAGAWYVEEDGATPNIAGNEAIKAGFDVFKQLITEDVSKPISDWSQFLAGFNNGEVASVPTGNWITPSIKAEESQAGNWAVVPFPSLPGFPDSANATNLGGSSWYVLDIDGKEDATDFLTKTFGSSTDLYQNFITEIGAMGTYLPAAEGDAYQVEDEFFGGQMIYADFSQWAEEIPQVNFGLHTYAIEDILVVEMQNYLNGKDIDQALQDAQTQAETQIK; from the coding sequence ATGAAGAAAGTATTAGTCACATTGTTTTTACTAAGTATCATGCTACTTGCTGCTTGTTCAGGAGGAGAATCTTCGAATTCTAGTGAACAAGCTGAAGGTGGTAACGAAAGCACTTCTGCGGAAGCGATTACAGTTTGGGCTTGGGACCCTAACTTTAACATCAAGGCAATGGAACTAGCGAAAGAAACGTACGCATCAATCAATCCAGACCTTGAAATTAACGTTATAGAATACGCGCAAGATGATATTATCCAAAAATTAAATACGAGCTTAAGTTCTGGTTCAACAAGTGGTTTACCAAACATCGTATTAATTGAAGATTATAGAGCACAAAGCTTTTTGCAAGCGTATCCAGGATCTTTCCATCCAATAACAGGAGAGTATAACACTGATGATTTCGCACCATACAAAATTGCTCCAACAAGTTTAGATGGTGAGAACTACGGTTTACCATTTGATACTGGAGTTGCTGGTTTATATGTAAGAACTGACTATTTAGATGAAGCAGGTTATGCTATTGAAGATTTACAAGATATTGATTGGAACGAGTTCATTGCAATCGCAAAAGATGTAAAAGAAGCAACAGGAAAACATATGCTAACACTTGATCCTAATGACCTTGGCCTTGTTCGTATGATGATTCAAACAGCAGGTGCGTGGTATGTAGAGGAAGATGGAGCAACACCAAATATTGCTGGGAATGAAGCAATTAAAGCAGGATTTGATGTATTTAAACAATTAATTACTGAAGACGTATCAAAACCGATTTCAGATTGGAGCCAATTCTTAGCTGGCTTTAACAATGGAGAAGTTGCTTCTGTTCCAACTGGAAACTGGATTACACCGTCAATTAAAGCAGAAGAATCTCAAGCTGGTAATTGGGCAGTCGTTCCATTCCCAAGTCTTCCAGGATTCCCTGACTCGGCAAATGCAACAAACTTAGGTGGAAGCTCATGGTATGTACTAGATATTGATGGAAAAGAAGATGCAACAGATTTCTTAACAAAAACTTTCGGTTCAAGCACAGACCTATACCAAAACTTCATTACGGAAATCGGAGCAATGGGAACGTATTTACCAGCGGCTGAAGGAGATGCTTATCAAGTAGAAGACGAGTTCTTCGGTGGTCAAATGATTTATGCTGACTTCTCCCAATGGGCTGAAGAAATTCCACAAGTTAACTTTGGTCTACACACGTATGCTATTGAAGATATTCTTGTAGTAGAAATGCAAAATTACCTAAACGGAAAAGATATTGACCAAGCGTTACAAGATGCACAAACTCAAGCAGAAACACAAATTAAATAA
- a CDS encoding alpha-galactosidase has translation MAITFDQSTKTFHLTAKDTSYIFQIIRDGYLSHLYWGKKVNEYNHSNELRFVNRSFSANPVADDLTFSLDTLPQEYPSFGHSDYRNPAFQIQLENGSTVTDLRYESHEIFKGKKALEGLPATYVEDENEAETIEITLKDEVINVKVVLSYTVFENFDAITRSVRFINDGNEHLKLLKVSSANVDFRQSDFDLISLPGAWGRERYVARTGLRPGMQSIESRRGASSHQQNPFMALVEKNTNEEYGEVFAFSFVYSGNFLSSVEVDQFGYSRATVGINPFDFSWLLEPGASFQAPEVVMVYSANGLGAMSHTFHGLYRTRLCRGEFRDKIRPILINNWEATYFNFNEEKIREIALCGKNLGMELFVLDDGWFGKRDNDTTSLGDWFVDERKLPNGLQSLADQIRETGMEFGLWFEPEMISVESDLYREHPDWCIHVPNRRRSESRQQLILDFSRTEVCDEIIARVSAILEAAPITYVKWDMNRHMSEVGSAGLPPERQRETAHRYMLGVYRVMNEITTKFPHILFESCSGGGGRFDPGILYYMPQTWTSDNTDAISRLKIQYGTSFVYPTSSMGAHVSAVPNHQVERITSLEIRGHVAMSGNFGYELDVTEMSQEEQQTVSEQVEFYKQIRPVIQFGQFYRLFNPFESNHTAWMSVSEDQSEAVVTYVKVLAEPSDALIKVRLKGLNPSKKYKIEAIGKSFYGDELMNVGINVPLMNGDFRSFMWHVKAE, from the coding sequence ATGGCTATAACATTTGATCAATCAACAAAAACATTTCATTTAACAGCAAAAGATACTAGTTATATTTTTCAAATTATTCGAGATGGCTACTTGAGTCATTTATACTGGGGGAAAAAAGTAAACGAGTATAATCATTCAAATGAACTTCGATTTGTTAACCGTTCATTTTCTGCTAATCCTGTAGCCGATGATCTCACTTTTTCTTTAGATACGCTTCCTCAGGAATACCCATCTTTCGGTCATTCGGACTATCGCAATCCTGCATTTCAAATTCAATTAGAGAATGGCTCAACAGTTACAGATTTACGGTATGAGTCACATGAAATTTTCAAAGGAAAAAAAGCATTAGAAGGATTACCTGCTACATATGTAGAGGATGAAAATGAGGCAGAAACGATAGAAATTACGTTAAAAGATGAAGTAATAAATGTAAAAGTTGTTTTAAGTTATACAGTATTCGAAAATTTTGATGCGATTACGAGGTCGGTTCGTTTCATCAATGATGGTAACGAGCACTTGAAACTATTAAAAGTTTCAAGTGCTAATGTAGATTTCCGACAGTCAGATTTTGACTTAATCAGTTTGCCGGGAGCATGGGGAAGAGAGCGTTATGTAGCGAGAACAGGATTACGCCCGGGTATGCAATCAATAGAAAGTCGACGTGGGGCTAGTAGTCACCAACAAAATCCGTTTATGGCGCTTGTAGAAAAAAACACAAATGAAGAATATGGTGAAGTGTTTGCGTTTAGTTTTGTTTATAGTGGAAATTTCTTAAGCTCTGTTGAAGTTGACCAGTTTGGCTATTCGCGTGCCACAGTCGGCATTAATCCGTTTGATTTTTCATGGCTACTTGAACCAGGAGCGTCGTTCCAAGCGCCAGAAGTTGTCATGGTTTACTCAGCAAATGGATTAGGTGCGATGTCACATACATTCCACGGGTTATATCGAACACGTTTATGTCGAGGCGAGTTCCGCGACAAAATCAGACCGATTTTAATTAATAACTGGGAAGCGACGTATTTTAATTTTAATGAAGAAAAAATACGAGAAATTGCTCTCTGTGGTAAAAATCTAGGGATGGAATTATTTGTATTAGATGATGGCTGGTTTGGCAAACGTGATAACGATACAACATCATTAGGAGATTGGTTCGTTGATGAAAGAAAACTCCCAAATGGGTTACAGTCATTAGCTGATCAAATTCGAGAGACAGGGATGGAGTTTGGATTATGGTTTGAGCCTGAAATGATATCAGTTGAAAGTGATTTGTATCGGGAGCATCCAGATTGGTGTATCCATGTTCCAAACCGAAGACGTTCTGAAAGCAGACAACAATTAATTTTAGATTTCTCCCGTACCGAAGTGTGTGATGAAATCATTGCTCGCGTTTCCGCTATTCTTGAAGCGGCACCAATTACGTATGTAAAATGGGATATGAACCGTCATATGTCAGAGGTTGGCTCAGCGGGATTACCACCTGAACGTCAAAGAGAAACAGCACATCGTTATATGCTAGGTGTATATCGCGTCATGAATGAAATTACAACAAAGTTTCCTCATATTTTGTTTGAAAGCTGCTCTGGTGGTGGAGGTCGTTTTGACCCAGGCATTCTTTATTATATGCCACAAACATGGACGAGTGATAACACTGATGCGATTTCAAGATTGAAAATCCAGTATGGCACAAGCTTTGTTTATCCAACAAGTTCAATGGGGGCACATGTTTCCGCTGTTCCAAATCATCAAGTGGAACGAATCACATCACTTGAAATTAGAGGACATGTGGCGATGTCAGGCAATTTTGGTTATGAACTAGATGTGACAGAGATGTCTCAAGAAGAACAACAGACCGTTTCGGAACAAGTTGAGTTTTATAAGCAAATTAGACCCGTTATTCAATTTGGACAGTTTTACCGTTTGTTTAATCCATTTGAATCGAATCATACGGCTTGGATGTCAGTGTCTGAAGACCAATCTGAAGCTGTCGTAACCTATGTAAAAGTGTTAGCAGAACCGAGTGATGCATTAATAAAAGTTCGTTTAAAAGGTTTAAACCCTTCAAAAAAATATAAAATTGAGGCAATAGGAAAAAGCTTTTATGGCGATGAATTAATGAATGTCGGCATTAATGTTCCATTAATGAATGGAGACTTCAGAAGCTTCATGTGGCATGTAAAAGCCGAATAG
- a CDS encoding sensor histidine kinase, with the protein MNTLIERLKYNGLFLKLFLLTFVITISVSVTITMSTLRMSERLFIDTFSITNAKVINQIKGNFEGYNYSIIRSANHLQQNGTVRTILSSEQTNRDLMNSYYVLNNQMELVKPNFDRYDTGIMITGINGVTFSSDRSYWPFSDEVWLEHTVMRNTWTEPRWLQYQTYETEDQGQIIVASKGLMERISGNVYGTVHFAMNEEDFRKFYLTFTSPGNDVYVLDNNGHIVSSNITEMVGHENKELMNAAKEVANSSIDYTNMEVLGKEHIVLAEYLPFFDMYLVNTINRDVVSAAVIDKRSIGLYSFGTVLIALVIVFFISRKLTNSLSSLVKQIGNASKHDFDQYVTVTGAYETRQIGIAFNSMLDELHEYVEQVMASQKKQRNAELAALQQQINPHFLYNTLTSIKFLVQQGSKEEAADTIHSLISLLQNTIGNVDEIVTVEQELENLKNYVFINQKRYGNRIKVHYFVAPDCIDYNVPKLILQPFVENAFFHGFNKKESGSIHIMVWKEEEKLVCEVMDNGDGIASESKDKLVPRKKARGQHFSGIGINNVHERVQLLYGEKYGVELSSGDGEGTKVRITLPATKE; encoded by the coding sequence ATGAACACTTTAATCGAAAGACTTAAATATAACGGTTTATTTTTAAAACTGTTCTTGCTTACGTTTGTCATCACAATCTCAGTTTCTGTTACGATTACGATGTCAACGCTCAGAATGTCGGAACGCCTATTTATTGATACATTTAGCATTACAAATGCAAAAGTGATAAATCAAATTAAAGGAAATTTTGAAGGATATAATTATTCGATCATTCGTTCTGCTAATCATTTACAGCAAAATGGGACAGTGAGAACGATTCTTTCTTCTGAACAAACGAATCGAGACTTAATGAACTCATATTATGTTTTAAATAATCAAATGGAGTTAGTCAAACCGAATTTTGACCGGTATGATACAGGGATAATGATTACGGGAATAAACGGTGTTACATTTTCTTCTGATCGTTCGTATTGGCCATTTTCTGATGAAGTATGGCTTGAACATACGGTCATGAGAAATACATGGACTGAACCGAGGTGGCTTCAATATCAAACATATGAGACAGAAGACCAAGGTCAAATTATCGTCGCCTCTAAAGGTCTTATGGAAAGAATCTCAGGTAATGTATACGGGACAGTTCATTTTGCGATGAATGAAGAGGATTTCCGAAAGTTTTATCTTACTTTTACTAGTCCTGGAAATGATGTGTATGTACTCGATAATAATGGTCACATTGTTTCGAGTAATATCACTGAAATGGTTGGACATGAAAATAAAGAGTTAATGAACGCGGCAAAAGAGGTAGCAAATTCCTCAATAGATTATACGAATATGGAAGTGCTCGGGAAGGAACACATTGTGTTGGCAGAATACCTTCCTTTTTTTGATATGTACCTTGTAAATACGATCAATCGGGATGTCGTAAGTGCGGCTGTTATCGATAAAAGGAGTATCGGCTTATACAGTTTCGGAACGGTCCTCATTGCCTTAGTCATTGTCTTTTTTATTTCAAGGAAATTAACGAATTCATTGTCTTCCCTAGTAAAACAAATTGGAAATGCCTCAAAACATGATTTTGACCAGTATGTCACTGTAACAGGAGCGTATGAGACAAGACAGATCGGCATCGCCTTTAACTCAATGTTGGATGAATTGCATGAATATGTAGAGCAAGTGATGGCGTCACAGAAGAAACAAAGAAATGCTGAGCTAGCTGCATTGCAGCAACAAATCAATCCTCATTTTCTTTATAATACGTTAACATCAATTAAATTTTTAGTTCAACAAGGAAGTAAAGAAGAAGCAGCAGACACGATCCATTCTTTAATTTCTCTGTTGCAAAATACGATTGGAAATGTTGATGAAATTGTCACTGTGGAACAGGAACTTGAGAATTTAAAAAATTATGTGTTCATTAATCAAAAGCGCTATGGAAATCGAATTAAAGTCCATTACTTTGTGGCTCCAGATTGTATCGACTACAACGTACCAAAACTTATCTTACAACCGTTTGTTGAAAATGCCTTTTTCCATGGGTTTAATAAAAAAGAGAGTGGGTCAATTCACATTATGGTGTGGAAAGAAGAAGAGAAATTAGTTTGTGAAGTGATGGATAATGGTGATGGGATTGCATCAGAGTCGAAAGATAAACTCGTTCCGCGGAAAAAAGCAAGAGGCCAACACTTTTCAGGAATTGGGATAAATAATGTACATGAGCGGGTGCAATTATTATATGGAGAGAAGTATGGTGTCGAACTTTCTAGTGGAGATGGGGAAGGAACAAAGGTGAGAATTACACTTCCAGCCACAAAAGAATAA
- a CDS encoding glycoside hydrolase family 2 TIM barrel-domain containing protein has protein sequence MTVTPTLDWLSDTSVFAVNRLPAHSDHYYYETKKEAGKRGDMALRHSLNGNWKFHYALNPALRPKDFYKVNYDCTIWDNITVPGHIQLQGYGKPQYANTMYPWDGHHHLRPPEVSMEDNPVGSYVTYFHLPTNFEKKPVYISFQGVESAFYLWLNGEFVGYSEDSFTPADFDLTPFLQEGENKLSVEVYQRSTGSWLEDQDFWRFSGIFRDVYLYTVPEVHVFDMNVQTELDHLYQNAVLHGEFTSVTTIPEEARLEVELYDEQGDFILRSAADRKDEKSWVIAEEVEKPQLWSAEHPYLYRLFINVFNHAGELVECIPHYVGFRRFEMIDKVMCLNGKRIMFKGVNRHEFNCRQGRVVTKEDMLWDIKTMKENNINAVRTSHYPNQSYWYELCDLYGLYVIDEMNLETHGSWQKMGKVEPSWNIPGNLPEWQDIVLDRAVSMYERDKNHPSILIWSCGNESYAGEVILQCTKYFKEKDPGRLVHYEGVFYDRNYEATSDMESRMYAKPNDIIEYLESNPHKPYISCEYMHAMGNSVGGMYKYTDLEEKYPMYQGGFIWDYIDQSLMKKDRYGVEHLAYGGDFEDRPTDYSFCTNGIVTADRQVSPKMQEVKFLYQNVKLEVDKTGVTIVNQNLFIDTSRYALEYDLLYEGEVCYQSEPQTVLVAPNEKARVKFDIEEDIVADYGAGEYCIHVRLVTKSDERWAKAGHEVAFGQFIFTEQKGTSKKEGPTVNGKLKLVEGDVNIGVHGRDFSILFSKQAGTLVSINYEGREMISVPPMPLFWRATTENDKGFGQTFRSGVWYVASLARLCTEIDLVEKEHSVSVTFTYQFSIHQDVSVKTTYEVLLNGDIAVKSVYHGAENLPQLPTFALSFKVPAEYEQLKWYAMGPDENYSDRAKGARLGIFENTVTTNVSPYVMPQESGNHTGVRSLEVTNANGHGLKISAQGEPVECNASPYTAFELENANHHYELPNVHYTVLTIAGKQMGVGGDDSWGAPVHDEHTIQANEKLTLEFKIGRL, from the coding sequence ATGACAGTAACACCAACACTAGATTGGCTTTCGGATACGAGCGTATTTGCTGTGAATCGTCTTCCGGCTCATAGCGATCACTATTACTATGAAACAAAAAAAGAAGCTGGAAAAAGAGGGGACATGGCACTTCGTCACTCTTTAAATGGCAATTGGAAGTTTCATTATGCATTAAATCCAGCTTTGCGTCCTAAAGATTTTTATAAGGTCAATTATGATTGTACAATTTGGGATAATATAACAGTTCCGGGGCATATCCAATTACAAGGATACGGTAAACCGCAATATGCGAATACGATGTATCCTTGGGATGGTCACCACCATCTTCGTCCACCGGAAGTGTCAATGGAAGATAATCCGGTAGGAAGCTATGTGACTTATTTCCACCTTCCTACTAATTTTGAAAAGAAACCAGTGTATATTTCCTTTCAAGGTGTAGAATCAGCTTTTTATCTTTGGTTAAATGGGGAGTTTGTAGGGTATAGCGAAGATAGTTTTACACCGGCGGATTTTGATTTAACGCCGTTTTTACAGGAAGGTGAAAATAAACTATCTGTAGAAGTTTATCAACGTAGTACTGGGAGCTGGTTAGAAGACCAAGATTTCTGGCGGTTCTCTGGGATTTTCCGAGATGTGTATTTATATACAGTCCCCGAGGTGCATGTATTTGATATGAACGTTCAAACAGAACTTGATCATTTATATCAAAATGCGGTTTTACATGGAGAGTTTACGAGTGTAACGACGATTCCAGAAGAAGCACGTCTTGAAGTTGAGCTATATGATGAGCAAGGTGACTTTATCTTACGTTCGGCTGCAGATAGAAAAGATGAGAAGAGTTGGGTTATCGCAGAGGAAGTAGAAAAGCCACAGCTTTGGAGTGCAGAACATCCATATTTGTATCGTCTTTTTATAAACGTCTTTAACCATGCTGGTGAGCTTGTTGAGTGTATACCGCATTATGTAGGGTTCCGTCGATTTGAAATGATCGATAAAGTAATGTGTTTAAATGGAAAACGAATTATGTTCAAAGGTGTGAATCGCCATGAATTTAATTGTCGCCAAGGTCGTGTTGTTACAAAAGAAGATATGCTTTGGGACATTAAAACAATGAAAGAAAATAATATTAATGCCGTTCGTACGTCTCATTATCCGAACCAAAGCTATTGGTATGAGTTATGTGACCTTTATGGCTTATATGTCATTGATGAAATGAATCTTGAAACACATGGTTCATGGCAAAAAATGGGGAAGGTTGAGCCGTCATGGAACATTCCTGGTAATCTCCCAGAATGGCAAGATATAGTGTTAGACCGTGCAGTTTCAATGTATGAGCGTGATAAAAATCATCCATCCATTTTAATTTGGTCTTGTGGAAATGAATCGTATGCAGGGGAAGTTATTCTTCAATGTACGAAATACTTTAAAGAAAAAGACCCTGGTCGACTTGTGCATTATGAAGGTGTGTTTTATGACCGTAATTATGAAGCGACAAGTGATATGGAAAGTCGCATGTATGCAAAACCAAACGATATTATCGAATATCTTGAATCGAATCCACATAAACCGTACATTAGCTGCGAATATATGCATGCGATGGGAAATTCCGTAGGTGGAATGTATAAGTATACTGATTTAGAAGAAAAGTATCCGATGTATCAAGGTGGGTTTATTTGGGATTATATTGACCAATCTTTAATGAAAAAAGATCGTTATGGCGTAGAGCACTTAGCATATGGTGGTGATTTCGAGGACCGTCCAACAGACTATTCTTTCTGTACAAATGGAATTGTAACCGCAGACCGTCAAGTATCACCGAAAATGCAAGAAGTGAAATTTTTATATCAAAACGTGAAACTAGAAGTAGATAAAACGGGTGTTACGATTGTGAATCAAAACTTATTTATCGATACAAGCCGTTATGCACTGGAATATGATTTGCTTTATGAAGGTGAAGTTTGTTATCAAAGTGAGCCGCAAACGGTGCTTGTTGCTCCAAATGAAAAAGCTAGAGTAAAGTTTGATATTGAAGAAGATATAGTTGCAGACTATGGGGCCGGTGAGTATTGCATTCATGTTCGTCTCGTAACAAAATCAGATGAGCGTTGGGCAAAAGCTGGACATGAAGTTGCCTTTGGTCAGTTTATTTTTACAGAACAAAAGGGAACATCGAAAAAAGAAGGTCCAACAGTAAACGGCAAGTTAAAGCTAGTAGAAGGTGACGTCAACATTGGTGTCCACGGGAGAGATTTTAGTATCTTATTTTCTAAACAAGCAGGTACACTAGTGTCCATAAATTATGAAGGCCGGGAAATGATTTCTGTTCCTCCAATGCCACTCTTTTGGAGAGCGACAACAGAAAATGATAAAGGTTTCGGTCAAACATTTCGTTCAGGTGTGTGGTATGTCGCAAGTCTTGCACGCTTATGTACAGAAATTGACCTAGTAGAAAAAGAACATAGTGTGTCTGTTACGTTTACGTATCAATTTTCCATTCATCAAGACGTGTCTGTAAAAACAACATACGAAGTGTTGTTAAACGGCGACATTGCTGTAAAATCAGTGTATCATGGGGCAGAGAATTTGCCACAGCTACCAACTTTTGCATTATCGTTCAAAGTTCCTGCTGAATATGAACAGTTAAAATGGTATGCAATGGGGCCAGATGAGAATTACTCTGACCGAGCAAAAGGAGCACGTCTTGGCATTTTTGAAAATACAGTTACGACAAATGTATCCCCATATGTGATGCCACAAGAATCAGGAAACCATACAGGAGTGAGAAGTTTAGAAGTGACAAATGCAAACGGCCATGGACTTAAGATTTCTGCACAAGGTGAACCGGTCGAATGTAATGCATCACCTTATACTGCTTTTGAGTTAGAAAATGCAAACCATCATTATGAATTACCAAACGTTCATTACACTGTATTAACGATTGCAGGTAAGCAAATGGGCGTTGGTGGAGATGATAGTTGGGGAGCCCCTGTTCATGACGAACATACGATTCAAGCGAATGAGAAATTGACATTAGAATTTAAAATTGGGCGTTTGTAA
- a CDS encoding sugar ABC transporter permease, which yields MKEKKPNKLGRSLRFKNGIIGWSFILLSVVLISIFYFYPMFSALLLSFQSGTGRNLEYVGLDNYFRLFSDPVFITAVKNTVIYLIVQVPVMIFLALLVSVLLNDKKLMARGWFRTAIFLPCVTSLVAYSVIFKYLFGTDGLINVMLMNLSFLGQPVQWLTDPFWAKVTIIIAITWRWTGYNMIFYLSSLQNIDPSIYEAAKIDGASPMRQFFTITIPMLKPIILFTSITSTIGTLQLFDEVMNITGGGPGNSTLTISQYIYNLSFKYTPDFGYAATVSYAIVVLIVFFSILQFRAAGDKNA from the coding sequence ATGAAAGAAAAGAAACCAAACAAACTGGGGAGAAGTCTTCGTTTTAAAAATGGAATTATCGGTTGGTCTTTTATATTACTTTCTGTTGTTTTAATCTCAATTTTTTATTTTTATCCAATGTTTTCAGCGTTACTTTTATCGTTTCAATCCGGAACGGGGAGAAATTTGGAATATGTAGGTTTGGATAATTATTTTCGATTGTTTAGTGACCCTGTTTTTATAACGGCGGTTAAAAATACAGTCATTTATTTAATCGTTCAAGTACCTGTGATGATTTTCCTCGCTCTTTTAGTTTCAGTATTATTAAATGATAAAAAGCTTATGGCAAGAGGTTGGTTCCGGACAGCGATATTTTTACCGTGTGTTACGTCACTCGTTGCTTATTCTGTTATTTTCAAATATTTATTTGGAACAGATGGGCTCATTAATGTCATGCTTATGAACTTATCTTTTCTCGGGCAACCGGTTCAATGGTTAACCGATCCGTTTTGGGCTAAGGTCACGATTATTATTGCAATTACGTGGAGATGGACAGGATACAATATGATTTTCTATCTATCTTCTTTACAAAATATTGACCCTTCGATTTATGAAGCGGCTAAAATTGATGGGGCATCACCAATGCGACAGTTTTTTACGATTACCATTCCGATGCTAAAACCAATTATTTTATTCACATCGATTACTTCAACTATCGGAACACTTCAGCTCTTTGATGAAGTTATGAATATAACAGGTGGAGGACCTGGTAATTCAACATTAACGATTTCGCAATACATTTATAATTTATCGTTTAAATATACACCAGACTTTGGATATGCAGCGACTGTATCGTATGCCATCGTCGTGTTAATCGTATTCTTCTCAATATTACAGTTCAGAGCGGCGGGTGATAAAAATGCATAA